AGCTCCCCCCGGGCACCTTTTCCGGATTCCAGGGGTTGCGGCTGGGGCCAAAGGCCGAGGTCTCGGTGGAGCTGCCCATGGCGAACTCATCGAGGTTGGTTTTCCCCAATAAAACCGCACCTGAGCGCCAAAGACGCTCGGTGACAGTGGACTCATAGGGGGCAACAAAATGCTCCAGCATCCGGCTGGAGCAGGTGGTGCGGATGCCCTGGGTGCAGAGGTTGTCCTTGATGGCAAGGGGGATCCCAGCCAAGGGAGGAAGGGACTCCCCCGCTGAGCGCGCGCCATCAATGCGATCGGCATCGGCTCGGGCCCGTTCCGCCGTAACCTCCAAGAAGGCATGGACAGTGGGATCCACCGACTCGATGCGGGCCAGGTATTGGTCAGTTAGCTCTCGGGCGGAGACTTCGCCCTTAGCCAATTGCTGACGCCATTCGGCGATCCCCATCCAGCTTCAAACCAGGTGAACTGGACGCTATCAGCCGGGCTCGGTGAGCGGCTCGCTGCGGCGCTGACGAACCACGGTGTATTCCAGTTGGCCAGGGGCTTCAGCGCGCAGATCGCTGAGGAAAGCAACCAGGTTGCTCTCCAGGGTGCTGCGGCTCAGAAAGGGTCCGAACCAGTAAATGACATCAGGGGACTTGGTTTCGACCCGCGCCCACCATGCCAAACCCAAACCATTGGCGCAGCTCCGTGCGGGCCAAAGTAGGGGGTTCATGGACCAAGGGCGATTAACTATCCATTCTGCCCGGAGGACCCACCCAAAATCGCCCAGGTGCTCAAAGCTGGATCTAGGGCTGGGTCGCCTCGATGGAGTTCTGGCCCTCCAAAGTGTCTAGATACGCCATCTCATCGAGATTCGCCTCGGCCAGCAAATCGCTAGGGGATGAAAAATCTTTATGTTCCTGGCCATCTGCCTCCGCCTTTGAAGGCAGCTGGGGCCTGACGATGCGGGGGGCTGGCTGGGAACCACTAAGGCCCTTCATCCAGCCGCGGCGGGCAACCTCGTACAGCAATAGGGCGGTCGCCACGGAGGCATTGAGACTGGGGGTGGCTCCTCGCAATGGAATTCGCACCAACTGGTCGCAATTGCGGCGGGTAAGCATCGAGAGCCCATCACCCTCCGAACCAGTCACGATCACAAGGGGCCCCTCCAGGTCAGCCTCCTCCAGGCTCACAGTGCCCTCTGAGGCCAATCCCACGACCCTGTACCCCTCTTGCTTTAGGGCATCAAGGGCACGGTTCAAATTGACAACCCGGGCAACGGGAAGGTGTTCGAGGGCGCCGGCAGCCACCTTGGCCACCGAACCGGTTAGGCCGGCACTGCGCCGCTGGGGCAGGACCAGGCCATGGGCGCCGAGCGCCTCGGCGCTGCGCACGATGGCGCCAAGGTTATGGGGATCCGTCAGACCATCAGCGGCCATCAGCAGGGGAGCTTCGCCCAGGTCAGCACAGCCCTCCATAAGGGTTCGCAGATCGAGGGTTTCAGCAGCTGCAGTCTGGAGGGAGATGCCCTGGTGCACCGCTCCGCCCGTGAGCTGGCCTAGGCGGGCCCAGGTGACCTCCTCGACCAGAACGCCAGAGGACTTGGCCTCGCGCAAGAGCTGTAAAAACTTCGGACTAAAGCGCATCTCCGGCGTACACCAGATGCGATGGATCGGACGGCCACTCTCTAGAGCCGCCAGGGCCGAATGCCTACCCCAGACAAGATCGGGTGCGGACTCGGGTCCGTGCCGCTCCGACTCACCGGAGCTGGGAACGGAATCGGCCTCAATAATTAGTGGCCTAGGGCGGAAGGGCTCTCGAGCCTGAAAACGGCCCTGGCGATCTGGGCGACCCTGGCGCTCCGTGCGACCCTGGCGCTCCGGGCGGCCCTGACGATCTGGGCGATCACGGCCATCGAAGCTTGGCCTGGCAGCGCCCCTGTAACGGCCCACATCGGGGCGGCCCGCGGGGGGCCTAGGCGTAAAGGGTCGGGCCGGATTGGGCCTGTCTGAATTGCTTCGATCTGAATTGGGCCGAGCTGCATTCGTCCGACCTGAAGTTGGCCGACCTGCATTGGGCCGGTCGCCGTAGGGCCTGTCTTCAAATCGGCGGCCCCCAGCCCGACCACGGTCGCCAGTGGAGCGGTCGTTGCTGGAGCGGTCGTAACTGGAACGGTCTGAACTAGGGCGATCGGAGCCACTGCGATCAGGACGTTTGCCGTCAAAGCGTCTCTCTCCGTAGGCCTTGCCCTCGTAGCGGGGGCGATCCCCCCTGGGGAAACGGTCGGTGAAGGAGCGCTCCTCCCTGCTGCCCCCTCGACTATCCGGACGGCTATCTGAACGAGTACCCGGACGACTGTCTGGGCGCCTATCAGGCCTGCGGTCGGGCCTGCCCTCCGGTCTGCCCTCAGATCGACTTTCGGCCCGCCGGGGGGCCCCATCTCGCGAGCCCCCATCCTTGCCGCGACTCCATTCAGGCTTGGGGCCACTGAAACGGGAGGGGCGGCTATCAAAACGTGGGCTCATGGCAAATCGAGACAGAGGTTATGGATCGTTCTCCTTCAAGTGATCTAGCAGCTCGGCCAACCGGGCTGGCTGATGAAGGAATAGCCAGCCCAGCAAGGTCTCCAAACCAGTGGCAGCTCCGTAGGCCCCTGGATCGCCATTGCGGGGACCTCGGCCGGCCCGATTTCGCCCCCTGCGCACCAGATCCTTCTCGGGGTCGGAAAGGAAGCAAGCCAACCGCTCCAGCACAAGGGCCTGGGCAGAAGCCTTGACCTCCAGCACCACCGCGGCATGGGCGTGCTGGGCCTTTGTGGGGGTTCGGCAACGCTGCAACCGCTGGTGCAATTCCCAAACCGCATCGCCAAGCCAGGCCAGCTGAAGGGGCCCTAGCTCGCCTTGGGAAGCAAGGGCTTCACGCCCCATAAGCCAATCCGTAGAAACGGATCCGGCTGGGGAATCAGGCGGCGAGCTGACCAAGGGCCGTGTCGAGATCGGGCTGGAGATGCAGGAACTCTTCCAGGCGGACCAATTTCACCGTCTGGGCAACCCGGGTATTGCCCACAACAACAAACTGCTGCTTTTCGCCATTGCATTGCTTGGCCAATTGCACCAGGGCCCCCAGGCCCGAGGAATCGATGAAATCGATATGGCTCAAATCAAGCAGCATCGGCATGGCCGCAATGCGGTGGGTGGCCACAAAATCTCCAAACTGCTTGTCGGAATAGGCATCAAGCTGGCCCGTAAAGCGAAACAGCTGACAGGTGGCCTGCTGCTCGAAACCTCCCCTGAGGGAAACCGTCAGTCGTTGCAGGTCGTTGATCGCTCCCTCTCCGAAATTTGCACTGGGGCGAAGTGTAGGGAGCAAATTTGAAGCTGCAGGCCCCACTCCTACCGACGCTGGGCCATCAGGTCGACAAAACGACTGAAATGGTGGTCGGCGTCGTGGGGGCCAGGGCTGGCCTCCGGGTGGTACTGGACCCCAAATACCGGTTGCTCTCGCATCGCCAGGGCTGCCACCGTGCGGTCATTGAGGTTTAGGTGGGTGATGGTGACCCGATCAGCGTCCAGGGAGCTTGGCTCCAGGGCAAAACCATGGTTTTGGCTCGTAATCTCCACCTGCCCCGGGCTACCGCAGGGGTGGTTCAAGCCGCGATGGCCGTAGCCGAGCTTGAAGGTGGTTCCGCCCAGGGCCAATCCCAGGATTTGGTGGCCCAGGCAGATGCCAAAAACGGGGAGGTTGGGCTGAAGCAGCAAACCCTTCGCCAGGGCAATGCCTCCATGGACGGCAGCTGGATCCCCGGGCCCATTTGAGAGGAATACCCCCTCGGGCCCGCAGGCCAGAACCTGCTCCAAGCTGCTGGCGGCAGGCAAAACAGTGACTTCACAGCCATGGGCCACGAGCCGCTCGAGGATGGCCCGCTTGATGCCGAAATCAATGGCCACCACCTTGTAGGGCGTGGCTGGCTGGCTTTGGTGGCGGGCATCAAAGGCGGCCGCACAGGGCTTTGTCCAGTGATAGGGCTGGCCAGTGCTGACCTGCTCCGCCAGGTTGAGTCCGGCCATTGAAGGCGCTGAACGCACCCTCTCCAGCAGGGTGGCAGCAGGGGTGCCATCACTACTGATGGCACCATTTATGGCCCCGCCATCACGCAGGTGCCTAACCAGGGCCCGGGTGTCAACGCCATGGATACCCACAACTCCATGGCTAGTCAGCCACTGGGGCAGGTCACCCTCAGCACGCCAGTTACTGACGCTTGGCGAAATTTGCCTGGCAATTACCCCCCGCACATGGGGCCTGTCCGCCTCCTGGTCAACGGAATTGACCCCTGTGTTGCCTAGCTCCGGATAGGTGAAGGTGACCAGCTGCCCCGAATAGCTGGGGTCAGTCATCACCTCCTGGTAACCGGTCATGCCGGTGTTGAAAACCACTTCACCGATGGCCGTACCGGTGGCACCAAACGCCTCACCGCGCAACACGGTGCCGTCGGCCAACACCAACAGGGCCGTAGCTGGGGGCTCACTCACTGGTGCTGGGATGGGACGCAGATCACCAATCATCCCGCAGAGGCAGCGGGCAGGGCCTGGCGCAGGGCCAGCAGCTTTTGCCAGCCCGCACCGTTCTTGAGGGCCTGCTGGGCGATAGGAAGTGCTGCCGCCACGCTGTCTGCCAAACCAGCCGCCCAGAGAACCAGCGCGGCGTTGATGGCTACTACGTCGGTCTGGGCCTGGCTGCCATTGCCCATCAATACGGCCGTCAGGATCGCCGAATTTTCAGCCAGATCACCGCCAGCCAGGGCGCTAATGGGGGCCCTGGCCAGACCCAGGGCCTGGGGATCCAGCTGCTCTGAGCGCACCTGCCCCCCCTCCACAAGGCGCAGTTGGTTGATACCCGAGAGGGAGGCCTCATCGAGTCCGCCATCACCGAAAACCACCACGGCCCGTTCCAGACCCAGCAGGGCAAGGGCTTCTGCCATCGGATCCAGCAGGTCGGCCCGGGCCACCCCCAGCACCTGCCGTTCGGGCCGAAGCGGATTCACCAAGGGCCCCACCAGGTTGAAAACCGTACGGATCCCCAGGGTCCTGCGCAGGGATGCCAACCCCACCAGGGCTTGATGCCACCCGGGGGCAAATAGGAAGGTGACGCCCACATCTGGCAGGGCCGCAACCACATCTGCCTGGGGGGCCTGCAGGTTGATGCCCAGGGCCTCGAGCACGTCGGCCGAGCCAACCCTGCCGCTGGCACTGCGATTTCCCGCCTTTGCCACTGCGGCTCCGCAGGCCGCCGCCACAAAGGCCACTGCAGTCGAAATATTGAAGCTGTCGGCACCATCGCCGCCCGTGCCGCAGGTATCCACCAGGGCCATGGGGGGGCGGCCAGCGGGGATGGGGCAGGCCTGGCGCAGCACCTGGGCCATGGCGGCCAACTCCGCACCGGTCGCCCCCTTTGCGCGCAAGGCAGCCAGCAGGGCTCCGGTCAAAATCGGCTCAATCTGCTGATCAAGCCAGCCCTGCATCAGGGCTGTGGCCTCGGCGGTGTCTAGGTCATCACCTTCTAATAATTGATTGAGCAGAGGGGACCAAGCCGGGGTGGTTGCCATAGCCAATGAGGAGGTTGCCTAGGGGTTACCTAAAATTTGCCAGAAAAAAGCCCGGGTGCAGAGCACGCCGGGCCGGGTGATGGGGACAAC
This genomic interval from Cyanobium sp. WAJ14-Wanaka contains the following:
- the carA gene encoding glutamine-hydrolyzing carbamoyl-phosphate synthase small subunit, with translation MIGDLRPIPAPVSEPPATALLVLADGTVLRGEAFGATGTAIGEVVFNTGMTGYQEVMTDPSYSGQLVTFTYPELGNTGVNSVDQEADRPHVRGVIARQISPSVSNWRAEGDLPQWLTSHGVVGIHGVDTRALVRHLRDGGAINGAISSDGTPAATLLERVRSAPSMAGLNLAEQVSTGQPYHWTKPCAAAFDARHQSQPATPYKVVAIDFGIKRAILERLVAHGCEVTVLPAASSLEQVLACGPEGVFLSNGPGDPAAVHGGIALAKGLLLQPNLPVFGICLGHQILGLALGGTTFKLGYGHRGLNHPCGSPGQVEITSQNHGFALEPSSLDADRVTITHLNLNDRTVAALAMREQPVFGVQYHPEASPGPHDADHHFSRFVDLMAQRR
- the trpD gene encoding anthranilate phosphoribosyltransferase: MATTPAWSPLLNQLLEGDDLDTAEATALMQGWLDQQIEPILTGALLAALRAKGATGAELAAMAQVLRQACPIPAGRPPMALVDTCGTGGDGADSFNISTAVAFVAAACGAAVAKAGNRSASGRVGSADVLEALGINLQAPQADVVAALPDVGVTFLFAPGWHQALVGLASLRRTLGIRTVFNLVGPLVNPLRPERQVLGVARADLLDPMAEALALLGLERAVVVFGDGGLDEASLSGINQLRLVEGGQVRSEQLDPQALGLARAPISALAGGDLAENSAILTAVLMGNGSQAQTDVVAINAALVLWAAGLADSVAAALPIAQQALKNGAGWQKLLALRQALPAASAG
- the rlmB gene encoding 23S rRNA (guanosine(2251)-2'-O)-methyltransferase RlmB is translated as MSPRFDSRPSRFSGPKPEWSRGKDGGSRDGAPRRAESRSEGRPEGRPDRRPDRRPDSRPGTRSDSRPDSRGGSREERSFTDRFPRGDRPRYEGKAYGERRFDGKRPDRSGSDRPSSDRSSYDRSSNDRSTGDRGRAGGRRFEDRPYGDRPNAGRPTSGRTNAARPNSDRSNSDRPNPARPFTPRPPAGRPDVGRYRGAARPSFDGRDRPDRQGRPERQGRTERQGRPDRQGRFQAREPFRPRPLIIEADSVPSSGESERHGPESAPDLVWGRHSALAALESGRPIHRIWCTPEMRFSPKFLQLLREAKSSGVLVEEVTWARLGQLTGGAVHQGISLQTAAAETLDLRTLMEGCADLGEAPLLMAADGLTDPHNLGAIVRSAEALGAHGLVLPQRRSAGLTGSVAKVAAGALEHLPVARVVNLNRALDALKQEGYRVVGLASEGTVSLEEADLEGPLVIVTGSEGDGLSMLTRRNCDQLVRIPLRGATPSLNASVATALLLYEVARRGWMKGLSGSQPAPRIVRPQLPSKAEADGQEHKDFSSPSDLLAEANLDEMAYLDTLEGQNSIEATQP
- a CDS encoding ribonuclease III domain-containing protein; translation: MGREALASQGELGPLQLAWLGDAVWELHQRLQRCRTPTKAQHAHAAVVLEVKASAQALVLERLACFLSDPEKDLVRRGRNRAGRGPRNGDPGAYGAATGLETLLGWLFLHQPARLAELLDHLKENDP
- a CDS encoding DUF1816 domain-containing protein, yielding MNPLLWPARSCANGLGLAWWARVETKSPDVIYWFGPFLSRSTLESNLVAFLSDLRAEAPGQLEYTVVRQRRSEPLTEPG
- a CDS encoding STAS domain-containing protein, which translates into the protein MLPTLRPSANFGEGAINDLQRLTVSLRGGFEQQATCQLFRFTGQLDAYSDKQFGDFVATHRIAAMPMLLDLSHIDFIDSSGLGALVQLAKQCNGEKQQFVVVGNTRVAQTVKLVRLEEFLHLQPDLDTALGQLAA